In the Dehalococcoidia bacterium genome, CGTGCTTGGCCTGGGTAAGACGCCGGAGCAGGTCGCCGCGATCAGCGAGCGCCTCGTGGCCCGCTCCGGGAGGCTACTGGTGACGCGCCTGGGGCCGGAGGGCTTCGCAGCCCTCAGGGCTGCCGTGCCCGACGCCGAGTACCATCCGGTCGCCCGCGCGGCGACGGTCGACCGCTCGCCGCCGCCGCTCGTGCCGGGTGTGATGGTCCTGTGCGCCGGTACGTCGGACCTGCCCGTCGCTGAGGAAGCTGCAATCACGGCCCGCATGATGGGTAACGCCGTGGCCATCACCAGCGACGTGGGCGTCGCCGGCATCCACCGCCTCTTCGACCACCTGCCCCAGATGCGCGAAGCGAACGCAATCGTCGTCGTAGCCGGCATGGAAGGAGCGTTGCCCAGCGTCGTGGCGGGACTCGTAGCGGCGCCGGTGATCGCGGTCCCCACGTCCATTGGCTACGGCGCCAGCTTCGGCGGCCTGGCCCCGCTTCTGGCGATGCTGAACAGCTGCGCCGCCGGCGTGTCCGTGGTCAACATCGATAACGGCTTCGGCGCTGGTTACCTCGCCGGCGCCATCAACGCGATCGCCCACCGAGCCAGGCCGGACTGACCGCTTGCCCCGAATCGCCTACTTCGACTGCTTTTCCGGCGCCAGCGGCGACATGGTCCTCGGCGCGCTCGTCGATGCCGGACTGCCTTTCTCGGACCTGTGTGACGAAGTAGCGAAGCTGCCCTTGCCGGCGGAGGCCTATCGGTTGACCGCCAGCCGGGTGCAGCGCGCCGGTTTCGCGGCTACGAAGGTTGACGTCGAGGTCCGCGAACGACCGCGCCACCGCTCACTGGCCGAGGTCCTGGGCATGATCAGCGCATCGACGCTGCCGCAGGCCGACCGCGAGTCTGCCGCGCGCATCTTTCGCGCCCTAGGCGAGGCCGAGGCGAAGGTGCACGGCACTCCTGTGGAGGAGGTCGAACTGCATGAAGTCGGGGCCGTCGATGCGATGGTCGACGTAGTCGGCGCGGTGGCTGGCCTCCGTCTCCTCGGGGTCGAGGCCGTGTACGTCTCGGCCCTGCCGCTCGGGCACGGCGAGGCGCGCGCCAGCCACGGCGCCTTCCCTGTGCCGGCGCCCGCCACGCTGGAGCTGCTCGCGGCGGCCGGGGCGCCGCTGTCTGCCGGTGAAGGGCCGGCTGGCGAGCTGGTGACGCCGACTGGCGCCGCGATCCTCAGCGTCCTCGGCCGCTTCGAGAGGCCGGCGATGCGCCTCCGCGCCGTGGGCTACGGCGCCGGCGGACGGGACCCCGCCGGCCGCCCCAACGTCCTCCGCCTGTGGTTGGGTGACGCCGAGGCGGCCCCCCGCACGATGCGGCTGGTGGAGACGAACATCGACGACATGACGCCGGAGCTATTCGGCTACGTGCAGGAGCGCCTGTTCGCCGCCGGCGCCGCCGACGTCTGGTTCACCGCCATCCAGATGAAGAAGAACCGCCCGGGCGTGCTCCTTTCCGTGCTCTGCAGCGAGGCCCTCGAGTCCGAAGTGATACGGATCATCCTGGCGGAGACGACGACACTGGGCCTCCGCAGCCAGGAGGTCCGCCGCTACGAGGCGGAACGCGAGCCGCTGGAGTTCGAGTCGAGCCTCGGGCCAGCGGCCGTGAAGGTGAAGCGCCTCCCGGGCGAGCCGCCCCGCGTGGCGCCCGAATACGAAGCCTGTCGCAGGCTGGCCGAGGCATCGGGACTGCCGCTCGCGGAGGTCTACCGGCGCGTGACGGCCGAGGCGCTGGAACGCCTGGCTGGCGGCCCCAGCGCGAGTTGACGGCAGGCGACTAATTCGACCGTTTGTGCTAATCTAGGGGCACTATTCCCCCAGGAGCGCCGCACATGAACGCCCGTACCGTGCTCGACTCGCCCATTGGCCCGCTCTACCTGGAAGCCTCGGCGGTCGGGCTGCGCCGCCTTGCCTTCGGCACGGGACGCAAGTTCCCGACGGCGCAGGCTTTCGAGGATGGCGCAGTCCATCCCGCGGCCGCGGAGGTCCTGGCGAGGGCAGCGGGCCAGCTGAGGGAGTACTTCGAGGGCACCCGCAAGGAGTTCGACCTGCCCCTCGACATCGAAGGCACCTCCTTCCAGAAGCGCGTCTGGCAGGCGATCGCCGCCATCCCTTACGCAGAGTCCATCAGCTACAAGCGGCTGGCTGAGGAGGCAGGAGCGCCGGGCGCCTACCGCGCAGCCGGCGCCGCTTGCGGCGCCAACCACGTCGCCATCGTCGTCCCCTGCCACCGGGTCGTAGGCTCGGACCGCAGTCTGCACGGCTTCGGCGGCGGCCTGCCGGTGAAGCGCTGGCTTCTGGACCACGAGGCCTCCACGGTGATGGCCGGCGCCGCCAGACAGGCTGTCCTCGTCTAAGGGGCCGGCGTGGGCCTCGAGCGCACCGCCCGCGTCACCTTCATCTCGCCGTCCGGCGAGGCCGCCGGCGAGGGCAGGGCGCTGCTCGAGACGGCAGAGGTCCTCTTTCGCGGCCCCTTCCGGCTGCGCATCCCTTTCGCCGACATCCACGACCTGCGCGTGGAGGAGGGCATGCTCACCGTCACGTGGCCGGACGGATGCGCGTGCTTCGAAATCGGCCAGGATGCCGCCAGGTGGGCCGATCGAATTCGCAACCCCCGTGGCCTCGTCGAGAAGCTGGGTTTGGAGGCGGGCATGCGGGTGGCCCTCGTAGGCCTGGAGGAACCCGGGTTTCAGGCGCTCCTGGAACGGTCGGGTGTCTGGGTCTCTGACGCGGCGGACTCCGGGCTGGACGCCGTCTTCCTTGCGGCGGACGGCGTCTCAGACCTCGCGCGCCTGCCGGCGCTGCGCCATCGGATCAAGGACGCGGGAGCGGTCTGGGTGGTGTCCCGGAAAGGCAGGGCCGCAACTCTGAAGGACACGCAAGTGATGGCCGCCGCTCGGGCCGCCGGACTCATCGACACCAAGGTCGTCTCGTTCTCGGAGACGCGGACCGCGCTGAAGCTGGTCATACCCAGGTCGCTGCGGTCGGCCGTCAGGGACGGCCGAGCACGTACCGCCTGATCGCCCAGGCCACGCCCGACTCGCTATTCGAGGGGGCGATCGCGTCCGCTGCCGCCTTCACTGCTTCCGGCGCGTTCCCCATTGCCACGCCGATGCCGGCCGACTTCAGCATCGGAATGTCCGGCGCCGCGTCGCCGATGGCCATTGCCTGAAGCGGCGAAATGGACTGGTGCTCGCAGACGGCGCGCAGCGCCGCGCCCTTGTCGGCGAGCGCGTGGACGATGTTGAGGTAGCCGGGGAAGGAGTCGCTGAAGCCCTCCGCCAGGTTCAGGGCGCTGCCGTGATAACCGGAGAAGCGCTCCACGGTGCTACGCACGGCATCCCTGCCGAAGACCAGAAACGCCGTCGCCGGCGCGGTGACGTGGGGCCTCAGCGAGGCCGTGAGCTCGATGCCAGCGGGCATGCGCGGGTTGCCGAGCCGCTGCGAGCGGACGTATGTCGAGTCGTTGACGGTGACGTAAGCGTCGCCCGAGGCGGCGTCGAGGAACTCCGCTATCTCACTGGCTAGGGCCTGCTCGATGCGATGATGAAACAGCTCCTCGCCGTCATCACGGCTCCGCACCAGTGCGCCGTTGTGGCTGATGATGAAGCCGTCCAGCCCGAGCAGTGCTGCCGTGCGCCCGGCGGCGGCGTGCCAGCGCGCCGTCGCCAGCACTACCTGCGCACCCGCGGCCACGGCCTCACGCACGGCCGCTGCGTCCTCGTCCGAGACGCGGTTCTCCGGGCTCAGGAGCGTCCCGTCGAGGTCGAGCGCGATCAGGCGGATGTCAGGAGGCAAAGCCCAGGCCCATCTGCTTCATCGAGACCCAGCGTCTGTCGCCGATGATCACATGGTCCAGCACTTCGATCTGCAGCACTTCGCCGGCGCCGACCGCAATCTTCGTCAGCGTGACGTCGTCCGCCGAAGGCGATGGGTCACCCGAGGGGTGGTTGTGCACGAGGATGATCGACGGGGCGTTCTGGCGCACCGCCTCGCGGAACAGTTCCGCGATTCGCACCTGGGTCAGGGTGACGCTGCCGCGGTACACCTCGGCGATACTCGTCACCTGGTTGCGCAGGTTGACGAGGAGGACGCGCAGCCGCTCCTGGTCCATGAAGCGCATTTCGTCCCCAAGGAGCAGGTTCACGTCCGCCGGGGAGCGCACTAGGGGCCGCTCTTCCGGCTCGACCGCCTTGATGCGCTGGGCGAGCGTGAACGTGGCCACGAGCTCCGCGGCCTTCGCCGCACCCAGGCCATGTTCGCGCACGAGGTCGCTGAAGGTGAGGCGGGCCAGGCCCGCCAGGCCCTTGTGACGTGCGAGCAGCGAAGCCGCCAGGCTGAGGACGCTCTGCTTGGCCGAGCCCGTCCGCAGAATGATGGCCAGGAGCTCGGCGTT is a window encoding:
- the larB gene encoding nickel pincer cofactor biosynthesis protein LarB, with product MSRGAVSVESALDELRHLPYEDLGFAKVDHHRALRDLLPEVVLGLGKTPEQVAAISERLVARSGRLLVTRLGPEGFAALRAAVPDAEYHPVARAATVDRSPPPLVPGVMVLCAGTSDLPVAEEAAITARMMGNAVAITSDVGVAGIHRLFDHLPQMREANAIVVVAGMEGALPSVVAGLVAAPVIAVPTSIGYGASFGGLAPLLAMLNSCAAGVSVVNIDNGFGAGYLAGAINAIAHRARPD
- a CDS encoding Cof-type HAD-IIB family hydrolase is translated as MPPDIRLIALDLDGTLLSPENRVSDEDAAAVREAVAAGAQVVLATARWHAAAGRTAALLGLDGFIISHNGALVRSRDDGEELFHHRIEQALASEIAEFLDAASGDAYVTVNDSTYVRSQRLGNPRMPAGIELTASLRPHVTAPATAFLVFGRDAVRSTVERFSGYHGSALNLAEGFSDSFPGYLNIVHALADKGAALRAVCEHQSISPLQAMAIGDAAPDIPMLKSAGIGVAMGNAPEAVKAAADAIAPSNSESGVAWAIRRYVLGRP
- a CDS encoding methylated-DNA--[protein]-cysteine S-methyltransferase, coding for MNARTVLDSPIGPLYLEASAVGLRRLAFGTGRKFPTAQAFEDGAVHPAAAEVLARAAGQLREYFEGTRKEFDLPLDIEGTSFQKRVWQAIAAIPYAESISYKRLAEEAGAPGAYRAAGAACGANHVAIVVPCHRVVGSDRSLHGFGGGLPVKRWLLDHEASTVMAGAARQAVLV
- a CDS encoding DUF3052 family protein, producing MGLERTARVTFISPSGEAAGEGRALLETAEVLFRGPFRLRIPFADIHDLRVEEGMLTVTWPDGCACFEIGQDAARWADRIRNPRGLVEKLGLEAGMRVALVGLEEPGFQALLERSGVWVSDAADSGLDAVFLAADGVSDLARLPALRHRIKDAGAVWVVSRKGRAATLKDTQVMAAARAAGLIDTKVVSFSETRTALKLVIPRSLRSAVRDGRARTA
- the larC gene encoding nickel pincer cofactor biosynthesis protein LarC, with amino-acid sequence MPRIAYFDCFSGASGDMVLGALVDAGLPFSDLCDEVAKLPLPAEAYRLTASRVQRAGFAATKVDVEVRERPRHRSLAEVLGMISASTLPQADRESAARIFRALGEAEAKVHGTPVEEVELHEVGAVDAMVDVVGAVAGLRLLGVEAVYVSALPLGHGEARASHGAFPVPAPATLELLAAAGAPLSAGEGPAGELVTPTGAAILSVLGRFERPAMRLRAVGYGAGGRDPAGRPNVLRLWLGDAEAAPRTMRLVETNIDDMTPELFGYVQERLFAAGAADVWFTAIQMKKNRPGVLLSVLCSEALESEVIRIILAETTTLGLRSQEVRRYEAEREPLEFESSLGPAAVKVKRLPGEPPRVAPEYEACRRLAEASGLPLAEVYRRVTAEALERLAGGPSAS
- the radC gene encoding DNA repair protein RadC — protein: MDSDTKDASLVPVTGGRAEYTTRIREMPSSERPRERLRDQGPQALSNAELLAIILRTGSAKQSVLSLAASLLARHKGLAGLARLTFSDLVREHGLGAAKAAELVATFTLAQRIKAVEPEERPLVRSPADVNLLLGDEMRFMDQERLRVLLVNLRNQVTSIAEVYRGSVTLTQVRIAELFREAVRQNAPSIILVHNHPSGDPSPSADDVTLTKIAVGAGEVLQIEVLDHVIIGDRRWVSMKQMGLGFAS